In Alphaproteobacteria bacterium, the genomic stretch AATTATCGTCCACAATTCTACTTCCGTACAACGGATGTGACCGGTGTTTGCACATTACCATCTGGTATGGAAATGGTTATGCCTGGTGACAATGTAACACTTGATGTAGAATTGATTTGCCCAATCGCAATGGATGAAGGCTTACGTTTTGCGATTCGCGAAGGTGGACGTACAGTCGGCGCCGGTGTTGTTGCAAAAATAATTGCCTAATTATATCCACTCTGTTTCAAATTGTGGAGGGCGTCAGATTTCGGGATTCAGCATGCTCATGTATAAAAAGATACACTCCGCGTGCTTCACCGCTCATCTTTCTACCCACACTTTGAAACAAAGAGGATATATCTGCCAACAGACTTGAATTGATACTATCTTCCGCTTTGTATGAATTTTAAGTCTATCAACTATAGTTGGTTAATGTTAAGTTAGCTAACTTTTAAAGTGTGTCTAGTTTTGCTGGGCATTCCCCTTAGGAGCGTAGCTCAATTGGTAGAGCACCGGTCTCCAAAACCGGGGGTTGGGGGTTCGAAGCCTCTCGCTCCTGCCAGGATCTGATATTCTGGCAGGATAACTAAAGATCTTATCCTCATTTCAGAAAATAATTTCATAATAATAAATTTTATAGTACAATTCACATGTTTCGTCATTTTTAACTAAGGACAAAATAAATGCGCGTGCTTTCATTATTTTCTTTTTTATTACTTTGCGGACTTCCTATTCATACTTATGCAACCCCTGAATTAATTGCCCCTCAGCCAAAACCAAATGAATCTTCGTTAGAAACATTAAAGACTCAAGTTGAATCCACATCAACAAGTGATGCAGAGGTTGATCAAATCCTTAATTCTCAGATTTCCAATACAAATATAGATATCAAATTCTGGGCAATGTATCTATTGGCAAATAGGCATTTTCTGGGTCTAACAGCGCTTGCACAAAAAGATAAAATTGCAGGACTTAAAGAAGCAGAAAAAATCTATAAATCCCTTGCAGCGCAAGATATTAAACCTAAAGTTAAGTCTCAAGCGATATTTATGTTAGTCGAAATGAATGTGCATGGCCAAGCGGAGCTTAGTCGTACAAATAAAGTTGAGGCTTTTAAAGAAGCTGAAAGATTATTAAAAGTTATTATCAACGAAAAAAATATGACAGAAATGAGCAAAAAAGATGCAACAAAAATGCTCGTTGAATTGCAAAAAAGGTTGATTCAAGACGATAAAACTAAATAATGTTGTTCTTAGATTAAGACTCATATCAAAGTGAATCGCTTATAAAATTATCTTCATATAATATTTTATCTAAATAATATATGAATTTTCGCTAGCATTTTAAGCTTTTTGATGCTAAAAATGAGATTCATATTAGGTTTGTTAAAGGTTAAGAATCCCTAGACGTACCTTAAAATAAAATGACGTTAAGCACGCTTTTGAAAAAGGCAAACCAAATAGATAAGGTAAATGCTATGGCTAAAATTAGTCCCGTTAAGTTTTTTAAACAGGTTAAGCAAGAAGCAATAAAAGTTACCTGGCCGACACGCAAAGAAACTTTAGTAACGACGCTGATGGTTTTAATTTTGGCAACACTTGCTGCAATATTCTTTGTACTTGTTGATCAAGGACTCTCTTTTGCAGTTAAATTTATTCTAAACATATTGTAGGACTAGGTAGTTAAATGGCGCAACGTTGGTATGTTTTGCAAGTTCATTCAGGTTTTGAAAAACGTGTACAACAGGTAATTTTAGAAAAAATCGAAAAAGATTCTTTGCAAGAAAAAATCGCAGAGGTTCTTGTTCCTTCTGAAGAAGTTGTAGAGCTTCGTAAAGGCGTCAAAGTTCAAACAGAACGTCGATTTTTCCCAGGTTATGTCATGATTCGTATGGATATGGATGACGCTGTCTGGCATCTTATTAAAGAAATCCCTAAGGTGGGTGGATTTTTAGGTAGTAAGGGCAAACCAAGTCCAATTTCTGATGCTGAAGCTCAGAACATTTTAAGCAATGCTAAAGAACGCACAGCTAAAGCCCGTAGCAAAATTATCTTCGAAGTGGGCGAACAAGTTAAAGTCGCCGAAGGTCCCTTTGCATCCTTTAATGGTATCGTTGAAGACGTTGACGAAGAGCGCACACGTCTTAAAGTAGCGGTCTCTATTTTTGGACGATCAACACCTGTCGAGCTTGATTACTCACAAGTTGAAAAACTAAAGTAAGTTTTCGTTTTTCCAATCTACGGGACAATTTTTATTGTCATGTTAGAAATTTGTCCACACACCTTTGTTTTCCTGAACGCGTTGAAGCTAAGCTTCATACGCAGATTCAGGATCCAAAACGAAACTCATGCTCGTAAGAGCATGGCAAAACCATTAAAATAACGTAATGATCTGCGATCATGATTGTTAATTGGACCCTGAATCTGTGCTCGAAGCTTTGCTTCTCGCCTGTTCAGGGAAACAGCTAGTGTTTGGTAGGTTTCTATTCAAAATTAAATTTTTGTCCGGTAGAATGTCTTTTTTTATATATCGTATCTAAAATTTTACAGGGAGCCAGAAATTAATTTTCTGGCTTTTTTTTTAATCATTTATTAACGGGTTCTCCTCCATAATGAATACAAATAGGTTTGTTAGGGAGATAGAAAATGACCAAAATAACTAAAAAAAACTTACTTTCAAGTATCTTATTGGGATCAGCTTTAACTTTTTCATATAATATATCATATGCAGATCAAGAATTGAAAAAAGCAACTGAAGATAAAACAGAAACACTTTTTCCTGGGACAAACTTATCCCTCCGCGATAGTCTTAAATCTGTCGGAGGGCAAGTAAAAGATGCTGTAAAAGATAAAGCATCTGACGTTAAAGATAAAGTTAAAGAAAAAGGACACGAATTAAGTGCAAAAGCCAAAGAAGTTGCTACAGCTGTAAGAGAAAATGCGCCTTGGAGTGACATTATGAAAAAAGTAGCAAAAACAGGATTAAAAGGTCTTGGAGGTTGCGCTAAAGGCACCATTGTTTCTTTACCTGCTGCATTGGCAATGGGCATTCCTTCCATGGGCGTTGGAACAGCATTGGATTTAGGTGGCGCCTGCGTAATGGGTGCTGCAAAATCGGCAGGTCCTGCAGCGCTTAAACTTGTCTATGACAGCATAAAAACAACCGCAGATCTCATTAAAATTGACACAGAAATCAAGACAAATGAAGCTGACATACGCCTACTTCAAGAAACTATAAGTGATGCAAATACATTTTTACTTGAAAATCCTGAATTAGATGCAAATACTGTATCTAAAATAAGAGAAGCGATTGCAAATACAACAACGCTTGTAGGTCAAGTTCAAACATATATTGCAGCACTCAAAGTCAATTATGCAGAAGCCCAAAAAGCCTTTAAAGAAAAAAAATTATAATTTTTAGCTCGGAAATTAGTCAGCATAGAAACACAACAAATAAACTCTCAGATCTTTATGGTCTGGGAGTTTTTTTTAATGGCGCGCCCGAGAGGATTCGAACCCCTGGCCTTTGCCTCCGGAGGGCAACGCTCTATCCAGCTGAGCTACGGGCGCAATACAGTCCTCCTGTTTTAAACTGTGGAGCGCGTCAGATTTCGGCATTCGACATGCTCATGTATAAAGGATACACTCCACGTGTCTCAGCACTCATCTTTCTACCCACATTTTAAAACCGTTTGGACTAACTGAAACATATATTAATTTTTTTTTCACGTCATCTTCTTTCTTGAGATTGCTTGATTTATATTAGGAACAGAGGTTTAAAAATGTTGCCAAAAAAAATACTCATTATTGACGATAATCCATTGTGTCAAAAATTGTTTCACGATCTTGTCATATTAACAGGTCACCAAAGCCAAACATGCTCAACCGCAGAAGAAGGGTTAATATATTTAGAGAACAACAAATTTGATCTCCTTTTGCTTGATTTACAATTGCCTTTAATGTCAGGTGGCGAACTTCTTAAAAAAATAACAGAAAACAAAAAATTAACTGAACTTAAAGTTATAATTGTTTCATCTTTTTCAGAATCATTCCTAAATAACCCATTAGTAAAAGAATATATTCAAAAGCCGATTTCAGTGCTAGACTTTATGGAGACACTAACAAAAACATTAATGGGTCCTTCACAATGTCAGCTCGCATCTTAATTGTTGATGATATTTTAACTAATCTTGCTATTTTAGAATTAAAGCTACAAATGGAGCATTATGAAGTTTTTAAAGCATCCAATGGATTTGACGCCTTAAAGCTTGCTGATAAATTACAACCAGATCTTATTATTTTAGACGTTATGATGCCCGGCATTGATGGCTATGAAACGTGTGAAAAATTAAAAGCTAATCCAAATACAACTTATATCCCTGTTCTAATGTTAACCGCATTAACCGATAAACAAGACCGTATAAAAGGCCTACGTGTGGGGGCAGATGATTTTTTATCAAAGCCTATAAATGACCAGGCTCTTTTATCGCGCACGCGCTCCCTTATACGCTTAAAGATGACAATGGACCAATGGTATTTACGTGCAAAAATTTCAGATAAAATGAGTGACATTGGTCAATTAAGCATAGATGACTTTAATGCAACCCAGGGACATCTTTATTTGTTTTCAGAAAACAATGCAGAAATCTCAAATTTAAAACAAGCAATGCTCCCTGATAATGTTATTTGGCATAAAATGCACTCAAAAGAAGATGTAACGTCTCATTTTGTAGAGCATCATGGGGATGTTTTAATTTTAGATCTTAATATAAAAAACATAAACCCAGTGGATTTATGTGCCCAAATCCGTGCTGAAAATAAAATACGCGGTATTCCTATCCTTGTTTTAGCCAATGAAGATCAACATGACATTTTAAATAAGCTTTTTGAGATCGGTATTAATGATTATTTGTTAAGACCTTTAGATGGATATGAAGTTTTTTTACGTATCCGTGGCCAGATTATACGTTGGCGTTATCATCAAAAACTATTAGGCGATCATAGAAATACAATGAGCATCGCCTTTACAGATCAAGAAACTGGTCTTTACAATAAAGAATATGCCCTTGCGCATATGAATGAATTATTAAATCGTATGCAAAAATCACAAAAATTTTTTTCTATACTTTTGATTGATTTAATCAACGACACAGATTCAAACAATAGTGTTTTGCAGAAAATTGCTGATCTATTGGTCAATACAGTACGTAGTTTTGATCTTGTGGTACGCTATGATTCTTCATCATTCTTAGTTATTTTACCCCAAACAAATATTAATATTACACAAGATGTAGCCTTGCGTATCGAAGATAGAATTAAAAAAACATTTTCTTCACATATTGCTCCTAAATCTTTTGATGTGATTATTGGCACTGGAATTTTAAACACAGAAGATAAAAATCCTGAAGATGTCATTAATAGAGCAAAAAATGTACAATATGGCTCAAAACGTAAGGCATTAGGTTGATTTTTATTATATTTTCTACAAAAAAAAATTAGTGGAGGAGACGATTGTTAATTTAGAGGAGGATAAATGAAAGCGATGATAAAGCTGAAAAGATTGACGCTTAAAAATAGGCGGGACTTCCCATAGACAGAAACAATAACCTTGGGTTTCCCCGTTTGCTGGTATTGCTCTCTTCTAATGAAAGAAAAGATTGAAAGCAAGAAATCCCGCCTAATTCTAGAATACAATGTATTTACTAAAATGTACAATATTATTTTTGTTTTTATTTAAGTTTTCATATTTTATATTTTATATTTTTTATTTCTTCACAAATCACATGAATCGTAGTACAATTCACTGTTTGTAGACATTTATAAAATACAGTAAGGCAATCTATGTCAGATATTCGTAATTTAGCCATTATCGCACACGTCGATCATGGTAAGACAACTCTTGTGGATGCCCTCTTAAGGCAAAGCGGAACATTTCGTGTAAATCAACAAGTTGCGGAACGCGCAATGGATTCGAACGCCCTTGAAAAAGAGCGCGGCATCACCATTTTGGCCAAATGTACCTCGGTCTTATGGGAAGATCATCGTTTAAATATTGTTGATACACCCGGTCACGCCGATTTCGGCGGTGAAGTTGAACGTGTATTATCGATGGTTGATGGTGTTTTAGTTCTCGTTGACGCTGCAGAAGGCCCAATGCCCCAAACAAAATTTGTGTTGGCTAAAGCATTAAAATTAGGCCTTAAGCCTCTTGTTGTGATCAATAAAGCCGATCGTCCTGACGCACGTCCTGATGAAGTATATTCTGAAATTTTTGATCTTTTCGTAGCGCTTGAAGCCACTGAAGAACAGCTTGATTTTCCATTGCTATATGCATCAGCACGTCAAGGCTGGGCCGTTAGAGATTTAAATGATGCTAAGGTCGATCTTAAAGTTTTGTATGAAACGATTGTAAGCCATATACCTATTGTTAAAGGTGATATGGATGCTCCTTTCACGATGCTTGTGACAATTTTAGAAGCTGATCCATATTTGGGCCGTATCTTAACAGGTCGCGTTCAATCTGGTGTTGCGCGCATGAATATGCCGATTAAGGGTCTTAATAAAGACAATCCTCAAATTGAGCAAGCACGTTTAACTAAAATTTTAGCTTTCCGTGGATTAGAGCGTTTGCCTGTTGATGAAGCTGTTGTCGGTGATATTATTGCCGTTGCCGGCCTTACATCTACAACCGTCGGCGATACAATTGCCGATGCGATTGTAACAGAACCATTACATGCACAGCCGATAGATCCGCCAACGCTTGCGATGACTTTTACCGTTAATGATTCTCCTTATGCGGGTCGCGAAGGCACAAAAGTAACATCGCGTATGATTCGTGATCGTTTGTTCCGTGAATCTGAAGGTAATATTTCGATTTGGGTCAAAGAATCCGAATCCAAGGATTCTTTTGAAGTAGCTGGACGTGGCGAGCTTCAACTTGGCGTTTTAATTGAAACCATGCGTCGTGAAGGATTTGAATTATCCATTTCACGCCCACGCGTTTTATTCAAAACGGATGAAAAAGGCCATCGTTTAGAGCCTATGGAAGAAATTCAAGTCGACGTTGACGATGAATATACAGGCGTCGTTGTTGAAAAAATGGGTACGCGCAAAGGCGAAATGACGGATATGCGTCCTTCCGGTGGCGGCAAAACCCGCGTATCGTTTTTAGCACCGGCACGTGGGTTGATCGGGTATCAAGGCGAATTCATGACGGATACGCGTGGCACTGGTATTATGACACGTCTCTTCCATGGTTATGGCCCTTATAAAGGTCCTATTGAAGGCCGTAGAAATGGTGTGCTTATTTCCAATTCGACTGGAACGTCAGTTGCTTATGCACTTTGGAATCTTGAGGAACGAGGATTTCTTTTCATTAATCCAGGTACCGATTTGTATGAAGGCATGATTATTGGCGAGCATTCACGTGAAAATGATCTTGAAGTCAATCCGCTTAAAGGTAAGCAATTAAATAACATTCGTACAACGTCTAAAGATGAAGC encodes the following:
- the tuf gene encoding elongation factor Tu (EF-Tu; promotes GTP-dependent binding of aminoacyl-tRNA to the A-site of ribosomes during protein biosynthesis; when the tRNA anticodon matches the mRNA codon, GTP hydrolysis results; the inactive EF-Tu-GDP leaves the ribosome and release of GDP is promoted by elongation factor Ts; many prokaryotes have two copies of the gene encoding EF-Tu), encoding NYRPQFYFRTTDVTGVCTLPSGMEMVMPGDNVTLDVELICPIAMDEGLRFAIREGGRTVGAGVVAKIIA
- the secE gene encoding preprotein translocase subunit SecE, whose amino-acid sequence is MAKISPVKFFKQVKQEAIKVTWPTRKETLVTTLMVLILATLAAIFFVLVDQGLSFAVKFILNIL
- the nusG gene encoding transcription termination/antitermination protein NusG, translated to MAQRWYVLQVHSGFEKRVQQVILEKIEKDSLQEKIAEVLVPSEEVVELRKGVKVQTERRFFPGYVMIRMDMDDAVWHLIKEIPKVGGFLGSKGKPSPISDAEAQNILSNAKERTAKARSKIIFEVGEQVKVAEGPFASFNGIVEDVDEERTRLKVAVSIFGRSTPVELDYSQVEKLK
- a CDS encoding response regulator, with product MLPKKILIIDDNPLCQKLFHDLVILTGHQSQTCSTAEEGLIYLENNKFDLLLLDLQLPLMSGGELLKKITENKKLTELKVIIVSSFSESFLNNPLVKEYIQKPISVLDFMETLTKTLMGPSQCQLAS
- a CDS encoding response regulator, whose protein sequence is MSARILIVDDILTNLAILELKLQMEHYEVFKASNGFDALKLADKLQPDLIILDVMMPGIDGYETCEKLKANPNTTYIPVLMLTALTDKQDRIKGLRVGADDFLSKPINDQALLSRTRSLIRLKMTMDQWYLRAKISDKMSDIGQLSIDDFNATQGHLYLFSENNAEISNLKQAMLPDNVIWHKMHSKEDVTSHFVEHHGDVLILDLNIKNINPVDLCAQIRAENKIRGIPILVLANEDQHDILNKLFEIGINDYLLRPLDGYEVFLRIRGQIIRWRYHQKLLGDHRNTMSIAFTDQETGLYNKEYALAHMNELLNRMQKSQKFFSILLIDLINDTDSNNSVLQKIADLLVNTVRSFDLVVRYDSSSFLVILPQTNINITQDVALRIEDRIKKTFSSHIAPKSFDVIIGTGILNTEDKNPEDVINRAKNVQYGSKRKALG
- the typA gene encoding translational GTPase TypA encodes the protein MSDIRNLAIIAHVDHGKTTLVDALLRQSGTFRVNQQVAERAMDSNALEKERGITILAKCTSVLWEDHRLNIVDTPGHADFGGEVERVLSMVDGVLVLVDAAEGPMPQTKFVLAKALKLGLKPLVVINKADRPDARPDEVYSEIFDLFVALEATEEQLDFPLLYASARQGWAVRDLNDAKVDLKVLYETIVSHIPIVKGDMDAPFTMLVTILEADPYLGRILTGRVQSGVARMNMPIKGLNKDNPQIEQARLTKILAFRGLERLPVDEAVVGDIIAVAGLTSTTVGDTIADAIVTEPLHAQPIDPPTLAMTFTVNDSPYAGREGTKVTSRMIRDRLFRESEGNISIWVKESESKDSFEVAGRGELQLGVLIETMRREGFELSISRPRVLFKTDEKGHRLEPMEEIQVDVDDEYTGVVVEKMGTRKGEMTDMRPSGGGKTRVSFLAPARGLIGYQGEFMTDTRGTGIMTRLFHGYGPYKGPIEGRRNGVLISNSTGTSVAYALWNLEERGFLFINPGTDLYEGMIIGEHSRENDLEVNPLKGKQLNNIRTTSKDEAVRLTPPKIFTLEQAIAYIEDDELVEVTPKSIRIRKALLDPNARKRASRSKE